The following are encoded together in the Fundulus heteroclitus isolate FHET01 chromosome 19, MU-UCD_Fhet_4.1, whole genome shotgun sequence genome:
- the LOC105929866 gene encoding cannabinoid receptor type 1B encodes MKLAAHRMAGTAMSTLTTGVRYLGSNDASYDDPSIDPGPAKSGFGFQKPHPASVGGSFPELVLGNKEVLYTSLSPVFPTNISDFMLGNATAVEGVDATQCAENFADNLECFMILTPGQQLAVAILALTLGTFTVLENFVVLCVILHSQTLRNRPSYHFIGSLAVADLIGSVIFVYSFLDFHVLHRKDSPNVFLFKLAGVIASFTASVGSLFLTAIDRYISIHRPMAYKRIVTKTKAVIAFSMMWTISIIISLLPLLGWNCRRLASVCSDIFPLIDQRYLMFWIGITSILVLFIIYAYMFILWKSHHHAVRMLSRTSQRSIIVYTAEGAKVQTVRPEQVRMDLRLAKTLVMILVALIICWGPLLAIMVYDLFGKVNDFVKTVFAFCSMLCLLNSTVNPVIYAMRSKDLRRAFRSICHMWRRESQALDSSAESDWNSRSMRAAAAAAAAGRAEKNRGRCEKAQAKVAQVRVSGGTESSTAEPV; translated from the coding sequence ATGAAGTTGGCCGCGCACAGGATGGCAGGCACAGCCATGAGCACGCTCACAACAGGTGTGCGGTACCTGGGCTCCAACGACGCCAGCTACGACGACCCATCCATCGACCCCGGCCCGGCAAAGAGCGGCTTCGGCTTCCAGAAACCTCACCCTGCCTCCGTCGGCGGCTCCTTCCCGGAGCTCGTCCTCGGCAATAAGGAGGTCCTTTACACATCGCTGTCTCCGGTGTTTCCCACCAACATCTCAGACTTTATGCTGGGCAACGCCACCGCCGTGGAGGGCGTGGACGCCACACAGTGTGCGGAGAACTTTGCGGACAACCTGGAGTGCTTCATGATCCTCACCCCTGGTCAGCAGCTTGCTGTTGCCATCTTAGCGCTCACTCTGGGTACCTTCACTGTGCTGGAGAACTTCGTGGTGCTGTGTGTGATCCTCCACTCCCAGACCCTTCGAAACCGGCCGTCTTACCACTTCATCGGCAGCCTGGCCGTGGCCGACCTGATAGGAAGCGTCATTTTCGTCTACAGCTTTTTGGACTTTCACGTTCTCCACCGGAAGGACAGCCCCAACGTTTTCCTCTTCAAGCTGGCCGGAGTCATCGCCTCCTTCACCGCCTCCGTGGGCAGCCTGTTCCTCACCGCTATCGACCGCTACATCTCCATCCACAGGCCCATGGCGTACAAGCGCATCGTGACGAAGACCAAGGCGGTGATTGCCTTCAGCATGATGTGgaccatctccatcatcatctcgctgctgccgctgctcgGCTGGAACTGCAGGCGCCTCGCCTCAGTCTGCTCGGACATCTTCCCTCTGATTGATCAGCGGTACCTCATGTTCTGGATCGGGATAACCAGCATCCTGGTGCTGTTCATCATTTACGCCTACATGTTCATCCTCTGGAAGTCCCACCACCACGCTGTCCGCATGCTGAGCCGGACCTCCCAGCGGAGCATCATCGTCTACACCGCAGAAGGGGCCAAAGTGCAGACTGTGAGGCCCGAGCAGGTCCGGATGGACCTCCGTCTGGCTAAAACCCTGGTCATGATCCTGGTGGCCCTCATCATCTGCTGGGGCCCGCTGCTGGCCATCATGGTTTACGACCTCTTCGGAAAGGTGAACGACTTCGTCAAGACCGTGTTCGCCTTCTGCAGCATGCTGTGTCTGCTCAACTCCACTGTGAACCCCGTGATCTACGCCATGAGGAGCAAGGACCTGCGCAGGGCCTTCCGCAGCATCTGCCACATGTGGCGCCGAGAGTCCCAGGCCCTGGACAGCAGCGCAGAGAGCGACTGGAACAGCCGGAGCATgagagccgccgccgccgcagcagcagcaggccggGCGGAGAAGAACAGAGGCAGATGTGAGAAAGCACAAGCAAAAGTAGCTCAGGTTCGAGTTTCTGGAGGCACGGAGAGTTCTACAGCAGAGCCCGTCTGA